In Brevibacillus marinus, the genomic window GGCGATGATCAAGCACAGCCGGCAAGCGCTCGACAGCGGTACGCTTGGACCGGCGTATCAGCGAGCCTCCCGCGTCTGGGACCTGTTCGGCATCATCGCCGTGATTCTCCCGCTGCTCATCCTCTATTTCATGACGACAAAATAGTCCTCCACATCCCGCCTCGCGTGCCGGATGCCGCTGCAACCTGTGCTTCTCCCCGAGCACAGGTTGTTTGCGTTTCATCCCGCTGTCCGTGCCTCTGGACAAGCGGTGTTTTTTTGTCCCATTAGCGTGTGGTATCACTGGAGTACCGTCACAAACTCGTCTGTTCCGCCAACGACGAAGTAGCACAGCGCTGTCCCCGCCGCGATAAAGGGGGCAAGCGGCAGTTCCCTGATCGCCCGCGTACGGGAGAGGAAGCGGCGGACCAGTACGATCACCAGCGCCGCACAGCCGGCCAACAGATAGGTGCAGATGGTGGCAAGCAGACCGGCCTGCCAGCCGAGCGCCGCGCCGAGCAGGGCAAACAGCTTGACGTCCCCGCCGCCCAGCTGCCCGCCGCTGAGCACCGCCAGCAGCAGGGAGCCCCCGCCGAGCAGGACGACACCCAGCAGGCTTTTCGGCAAAAAGGCGGGGTGGAACAGGCCGTGGAGCAGCAGGAAGCAGAGGATGCCGGGCAGAGTGAGCCAGTTGTAAATCAGCCGGCGGCGAAGATCGGTATAGGCGGCCAGGAGCAATGCGAGGGAAAGGGGAACGAGCACGTATGGCGCGAACAACTGGATTCCTCCTTTTCGCGAAAAAAATGGTACCAATGATTTCAACAGCGAACCGCGTCTTCCTGCCGCCCGCTTTTTCCCCGCCCGCATTTCGCCGAAAAAAGGTGGGACGTGACGATGTATGAATCGAAGCGGCGTGCTTTCCTTTTCCTGATCGTCTCGCTCTCGTTCGCGCTCGCTGCCGTCTGGCTGTTTGCCCGGTATGTGGAGAGGATGGAACGGGAGCTGGGGGAACTGGTGGAGATCCAGGCGGCCGGGCAGCTGATTCCAGCTGGTACAGCGATCTCCCGCGATATGCTGCAAACCGTCAAACTGCCCAGGAAGTACGTAGTCGACTCGTTTATCACGGCGGCGGATGAGGTGGCGGGAAAGATATCGCTGGTCCCGATTCCGCCAAATGAAGTACTGACAAGGGCGATGCTGGGGGAGGCGAGCAAGCTGCCCAGCGGGTATCGGTTGGTGCAGCTGCGGGCGCCGCTGGCTGTCTTTGATGATCAGGTGGATGTGCTGGACAAAGTGGACGTCATCGGTACGTATGACAAACAAGCGGGTGAGGAGAGCCTCTTTGCTCCCTCTCCCGACGAGATGGGCAAAGGCGGCGGGAGCAGGACCACCGAGGTGATTTTGCGCGACATCCCCGTGATTCGCGTCTACAAGCAGGGCGAAGAAATTGTTTCCATCGGGGTGGCGCTTACCCTGGAGCAGGCGCGGCAGGTCGTGTGGCTGCAGAACTTCGGCAAAGAAGTACGGGTGCTCAAGACAGCTTCCCACCTGCCGCTGACGGGGAAGGGGAGGTAGCTTTGCACAAGGCGAAAGTGGCGATTATCTGTGACGATCAGCGGATGCTGCAAAAGCTGATCCAGGAGATCAGCTTCTACCAGCTCACGATTGACGAGCTGATCGACAAACCGCGCGAAGCGTATCTCAAGATAAACCCCAAGGAGCCGCGGGTGATCGTCTTTGTCGAGCCGGCAGAGGAACTTTCCGCAATCCAGGTGATGCGGCAGCTGCACAAGGTGAATGCGTCAGCGCCGATCCTGTATCTGGCCCGAACCGCCGATTATCAGGAGTTGCGCCGGTTATTCCGTGCCGGTGCGACGGATGTGCTGAAGATTCCGGATGAACTGCCGGAGTTGGAGCGGAGCCTGGAACGGGCCATCCGGCAGTTGGAGCTGAACCGGGAAAAGCTACCGGCGAACCGGCCGGCGCCGGTCAAAGGAGCAGGCACCGTGTTAACCGTATACAGCGGCAAGGGTGGAGCGGGCACCAGTCTGCTGGCGGCCAATCTCGCCAACAGCCTGGCGCTCAACGGACAGCAGCGGGTGCTGCTGGTTGACCTCAATCTGCAGTTTGGCGGCATTCAGACGCTGTTCAATATCCGCCATGATCGCCACCTGGGGGATCTCAAGCCGGTGATCCGTGAATTGTCGGAACACCAGCTGAACAATGTGCTGTACCGGATGGAGACGACACGGCTGAATCTCCTGCTTTCACCCAACAGCCCGGAAGAATCGGAAAATTTTTCAAGCGAAGAGATTGAACTGCTGCTGTTTGCCTGCCGTTCCTGTTTTGACCTCGTCATCCTGGACATTCCCAAGGAGCTGAACGAGATTTCCGTCAGTGCGCTCAACAACTCGGACCACATCTTCTACGTCGCCGGGCTGGAGCGGCCGGCGATCGTGCGCATGCAAAACGTGCTCGATCTGCTTGATCGCTACCACCTGATCGGCGATGACAACGTGTCGATCATCGTCAACCGCTTCAGCAGGAAGCACGATATTGGGCTGGAGGAGTTGCGGCGCATGTCTCGCTTCCCGATCCTCGGAACGATTGCGGACGACTTCGCGCAGCTGCAGCGCTGCATCAATCTGGGGCTGCCCTGGCAGCAGCATGCCGGGCAAAAAGTGAGAAAAGGACCGGTGCTGGACCTGCTCAAGCTGACCGATGCCACTCTACAGCTCGTAGGAGGTACGTGAGATGCCCATTTTTCACAAGCTGAGCGACCGCCTGCAGCAGTTTGCGGACAGCGAGGGCGAACAGCGGATTGTCGATCCGTTGGACAAGCTGTTCGTCCACTACAAGGAGCGGTTGATCAGGGAGACCAACCTGGATCACCTGATCAAGCTGCCCGACTCGCAAAAGCGGCGAACGATTGAACGGCTGGTCGGCGAGATGATGGGGGAGGAGCGGCTGGTTCTCTCCCATCAGGATCGCGGCAAGCTGCTGGAGATGATTCTGAATGACTCGGTCGGTTACGGGCCGCTGGAGCCGCTGCTGAAAGACGATGAGGTCACGGAGATTATGGTCAATGGAGCGAATGAGGTGTACATCGAGAAAAACGGCAGGATTTCCCTTACCGCTGTGCGCTTCAAGAACGACGAGCACGTGCGAAACATCATGGAACGGATCGTTGCGCCGATCGGCCGGCGGATCGACGAGAGCTCTCCTTTGGTTGACGCTCGGCTGGAGGACGGAAGCCGTGTCAACGCCGCCATCCCGCCCGTCTCGCTGTCCGGGCCGGTGCTGACCATTCGCAAGTTTAAAAAAGATCCGTACACGATGAAGGATTTGATCGCTTTCGGCTCGCTCTCGGAGGAGATGGCGCTGTTTCTGGAGACAGCGGCAGCCTGCAAACTGAACATGATCATTTCCGGGGGGACGGGCAGCGGCAAGACCACCCTGCTCAACGTCGTCGCAGCGGCAATCCCGCCGGGTGAACGAATCATTACGATCGAAGACATGGCGGAGCTGAGGCTGAACCGCAAAAACGTCGTATCGCTGGAGGCGCGGCCGGCCAACATGGAGGGTACGGGCGAGATTACCATTCGGCAGCTGGTCAAAAACTCCCTGCGGATGCGGCCCGATCGCATTGTCGTGGGGGAAGTGCGGGGAGGCGAAGCATTCGATATGCTGCAGGCGATGAATACGGGGCACGAAGGTTCCCTGACCACGATTCACGCCAACTCGCCGCAAGATGCGATCACCCGGCTGGAGGCGATGATCATCATGAGCAATCCCGGGATGACCGCGGAAATTGTCAAATCCTACATCGCGGCCGCGATAGACCTCGTCGTCCAGACGCTGCGGCTGCCGGACGGCTCGCGAAAAGTCGTCTCGATTGCCGAGGCGATCAGCGAGGAGGGAACGCTCTGGCTGCGGGAAATCTTTCGCTTCAACCGGCAGGGGATTAAGCATGATGGGACGGTACGGGGGCACTTTGCGCCGACCGGTTATCGGCCTGCCTGCTGCAGCCGGTTTGAGCGGTTTGGCTACACTTATCCTTTGCAGTGGTTTCAGGCGGGAGGGGACAACGGTTGAATCCGATCGGGTGGCTGCTGTACGGGGCCTGTTTTGCCAGCGTGTTGTTTGCTGTGTTCAGTTTCTGGGAAGCCGTGCGGGTGCGCCGACGATGGAACGCTCACCAGCTGGCCATCCAACCGCTGCTGCGGGAAGAGGGGCGGGCCAGACGCGGCATGCTGCGGCGGCTGCGCAGCTGGCTGAACCAAACGGAGTACATCCGGAACGTCGAGGCGCGGCTGCGCGAAGCGAACCTGAAGCTTACAGCGGGGCAGTGGATCATCGCCGGCATAAGCGGTTGGATGGCGCTGTGTCTGTTCCTGGACAAGCTGTTTGGTCTCGCTTTTCCTTACAATGGCTTGTTGGCCTACCCGCTCTGCAAGCTGGCTTCCGCCCAATGGCGCAAATCGCGGGCAAGCAAGCTGTCGCAAGCAGTCGGCAAGCAGTTGGCGGAAGTCTGCCGTCTGCTGGCCAGCGCCGTGAAAGCGGGACTCAGCCTTCAACAGGGGCTGGAGCTGGTGGCGGCAGAGATTAAGCCGCCGGCGGGCAGGCTGTTTCAGGGGATCGTCAGCGAGCTGAAGGTAGGGAATGGGCTGGACGTCGTGCTCGGGCGGCTGAGCATGCAGGTAAAGAGTAAGGAGCTGAGTCTTTTCACCAACGCGATTCTCATCCACCGCCGCGTGGGGGCGAATCTGGCGGAGGTGCTTGAGCATCTCGCGTTAACGCTGGAAGAACGGCAGCGGATTCAGAAGGAAGTAGCACATTACTCGTCTGAACCCCGCTTTATCGCGCTGCTGTTGACAGGGATGCCGATTGTGATCATCGCCCTGTTCAACCTTGCGTTAGACGGCTTCGGCAAGCTGCTGTTCACCCCGCCGGGAATGGTGCTGATCGCCGTCAGCGCGCTCCTGATCGCCTGCGGGCTGGCGCTCATTCGCAAAATCGCAAACGTAAAGGTATGATTCGCATGTCTTTTGCGGTTTGGTTCTGTTTGCTGGTCTCGTTTCTCTTCTGGTCGCTCAGTGCGGTCTGCCGCTGCCGCTATCGGCTGCAGCGCAGCAGGCTGCTGGGGGAGATGGCCCTGCTTTCTGCGGAACAAAAAGAAAAGTTGAGCTGGACGGCTCGCTGCCAACGTCAATTGCTCCGGCTGGCCGAGCGGTTTTCCTCGATCGGCCAGCGCTTGCCGCTGTTGGCCAACCAGGAGCAGTTGAACCGTCAGATTGCACTTGCCGGGCAGCCGCAGGGACTGACGGTCTCTACCTTCTTCGGGCTTCGCTTTGTCATGCTCCTGATTGCGCTGCTGCTGGGCAATTTCCTCGCCTTGTTCGGTTTTGGCGCGATGACGATGCTGGTTCTCGCGCTGGTCGGTTTCTTCGGGCCCGGCTGGTGGCTGCAGGCTGCGGCGAGAAAGCGGCAAGAGCAAATTGCCGCCGACCTGCCCGACTTTCTCGATGCGATGAGCGTGGCGCTGAAAGCGGGAACCTCGCTTGATGCGGCGCTCAAACAGGTGGTGCAGTACCTGAGCGGGCCGCTCGGCGAAGAACTGACGCGCCTGCAGCAGGAGG contains:
- a CDS encoding CpaF family protein, which translates into the protein MPIFHKLSDRLQQFADSEGEQRIVDPLDKLFVHYKERLIRETNLDHLIKLPDSQKRRTIERLVGEMMGEERLVLSHQDRGKLLEMILNDSVGYGPLEPLLKDDEVTEIMVNGANEVYIEKNGRISLTAVRFKNDEHVRNIMERIVAPIGRRIDESSPLVDARLEDGSRVNAAIPPVSLSGPVLTIRKFKKDPYTMKDLIAFGSLSEEMALFLETAAACKLNMIISGGTGSGKTTLLNVVAAAIPPGERIITIEDMAELRLNRKNVVSLEARPANMEGTGEITIRQLVKNSLRMRPDRIVVGEVRGGEAFDMLQAMNTGHEGSLTTIHANSPQDAITRLEAMIIMSNPGMTAEIVKSYIAAAIDLVVQTLRLPDGSRKVVSIAEAISEEGTLWLREIFRFNRQGIKHDGTVRGHFAPTGYRPACCSRFERFGYTYPLQWFQAGGDNG
- the cpaB gene encoding Flp pilus assembly protein CpaB encodes the protein MYESKRRAFLFLIVSLSFALAAVWLFARYVERMERELGELVEIQAAGQLIPAGTAISRDMLQTVKLPRKYVVDSFITAADEVAGKISLVPIPPNEVLTRAMLGEASKLPSGYRLVQLRAPLAVFDDQVDVLDKVDVIGTYDKQAGEESLFAPSPDEMGKGGGSRTTEVILRDIPVIRVYKQGEEIVSIGVALTLEQARQVVWLQNFGKEVRVLKTASHLPLTGKGR
- a CDS encoding prepilin peptidase; the encoded protein is MFAPYVLVPLSLALLLAAYTDLRRRLIYNWLTLPGILCFLLLHGLFHPAFLPKSLLGVVLLGGGSLLLAVLSGGQLGGGDVKLFALLGAALGWQAGLLATICTYLLAGCAALVIVLVRRFLSRTRAIRELPLAPFIAAGTALCYFVVGGTDEFVTVLQ
- a CDS encoding type II secretion system F family protein, whose translation is MSFAVWFCLLVSFLFWSLSAVCRCRYRLQRSRLLGEMALLSAEQKEKLSWTARCQRQLLRLAERFSSIGQRLPLLANQEQLNRQIALAGQPQGLTVSTFFGLRFVMLLIALLLGNFLALFGFGAMTMLVLALVGFFGPGWWLQAAARKRQEQIAADLPDFLDAMSVALKAGTSLDAALKQVVQYLSGPLGEELTRLQQEVELGVPREQAYARLIARTRCPELETLVTALLQGGRLGVPISRTFQVMAEDMRSRKIAVIKEKAAKAGPKVTLVTSLLILPGVMLSVIGLLVLHFLQQSGIMSIFHRS
- a CDS encoding type II secretion system F family protein, coding for MNPIGWLLYGACFASVLFAVFSFWEAVRVRRRWNAHQLAIQPLLREEGRARRGMLRRLRSWLNQTEYIRNVEARLREANLKLTAGQWIIAGISGWMALCLFLDKLFGLAFPYNGLLAYPLCKLASAQWRKSRASKLSQAVGKQLAEVCRLLASAVKAGLSLQQGLELVAAEIKPPAGRLFQGIVSELKVGNGLDVVLGRLSMQVKSKELSLFTNAILIHRRVGANLAEVLEHLALTLEERQRIQKEVAHYSSEPRFIALLLTGMPIVIIALFNLALDGFGKLLFTPPGMVLIAVSALLIACGLALIRKIANVKV
- a CDS encoding AAA family ATPase, with the protein product MHKAKVAIICDDQRMLQKLIQEISFYQLTIDELIDKPREAYLKINPKEPRVIVFVEPAEELSAIQVMRQLHKVNASAPILYLARTADYQELRRLFRAGATDVLKIPDELPELERSLERAIRQLELNREKLPANRPAPVKGAGTVLTVYSGKGGAGTSLLAANLANSLALNGQQRVLLVDLNLQFGGIQTLFNIRHDRHLGDLKPVIRELSEHQLNNVLYRMETTRLNLLLSPNSPEESENFSSEEIELLLFACRSCFDLVILDIPKELNEISVSALNNSDHIFYVAGLERPAIVRMQNVLDLLDRYHLIGDDNVSIIVNRFSRKHDIGLEELRRMSRFPILGTIADDFAQLQRCINLGLPWQQHAGQKVRKGPVLDLLKLTDATLQLVGGT